The Gammaproteobacteria bacterium genome includes the window GACCTTGGAAACCAAGGTGATCGGTGGGCTGTTTTTTGCCGGTCAGATCAACGGCACCACCGGTTACGAAGAGGCGGCAGCGCAAGGTCTGTTGGCGGGCTTGAACGCCGCTCGGCAGGTGCAGGGCAAAGAGATCTGGTATCCGCGCCGCGATCAAGCCTATTTGGGGGTGTTGGTGGACGACCTGATCACCCGTGGCACCAAAGAGCCGTACCGCATGTTCACCAGTCGGGCGGAATATCGCCTGCTGCTGCGCGAAGACAACGCCGATGCGCGTTTGACCGAGATGGGGCATCAATTGGGCTTGGTGGATGAAGCGCGCTGGCGGGCGTTTTGTGAAAAACGCACCGCAGTAGAGCAAGAGCAGCAGCGTCTGAAAACGCTGCTGGTGCGGGTCAATTCACCGCAAGCGGTGCAGGTGCAGGAGAAGTTTGCTACCCCGTTGAAAAAAGAGCAGCGGGTTTTGGAGCTGTTGCGCCGCCCCGAGGTGACGTATCACGGTTTGATGCAGATCGAGGGTTTGGGGCCGGCGTTGGCGCATCAGCAAGCGGCTGAGCAGGTGGAAATTCAGGTTAAATACGCCGGTTATTTAGCCCGTCAGCAGGATGAGATCGAGCGGCAGAAACGCCATGAAGAGAGCCGCTTGCCTGATGATTTGGATTACGCACAGGTGCGAGGGTTGTCGTCTGAGGCGTTGCAAAAACTGAGCGATCAGCGTCCGACCACGGTGGGTGAGGCTGGGCGCATTCCAGGGGTGACTCCGGCGACCATTTCGTTGTTATTGGTGCATTTGAAAAAACGCAGTTTGCAAAAACATGTCTGAGTTACAGACATTATTGGCCAAAGGGCTGGATGAGTTGGGTTTGTCGTTGAGTGAAGATCAGCAGCGAAATTTACTGGTCTACCGTGATCTGTTGGCGCGCTGGAACAAAACCTATAATCTGACTGCGATTCGAGACCCGAAAGAGCAGGTGGTGTTGCATCTGCTGGACAGTTTGGCGGTCTCGCCGCTGATTCCTGCGGGAACAACGTTGATTCTGGATGTGGGCAGCGGGGGTGGTTTGCCGGGAATTCCCTTGGCGCTAACGAACCCTGATATTTATTTTACCTTGCTGGACAGTAACGGTAAAAAGAGCCGTTTTTTGACCCATTTGTTGACCCAATTACCCCTTGCTAATGTCTCGGTGGTGCATTCGAGGGTGGAACAGTTTCAGCCTGGCGGGCTGTTTGATGTGGTGATTTCACGCGCCTTTTCTTCCTTGTCGCTGTTTTGGGAGTTGACTTCGCCACTGTGTAAAACAGAGGGCAAACTGTTGGCGATGAAGGGCAAATTATCACAGCAAGAGCTGGATTTACTGGATGATGGTTTGCTGATCTCCAATCAAGCACTTTGCATTCATGGGGTTGATGCCGAGCGTCATCTGGTTGTGATGAAACCCCACCTGAAAACAGACGAGCAGCGGTTATGAAACGAATTATTGCGATTGCCAATCAAAAAGGCGGCGTGGGTAAAACCACCACCTGTGTGAATTTGGCCGCAGCCTTGGCAATGTCTCATAAACGAGTGTTGGTGATTGATCTTGACCCACAGGGCAATGCCACAATGGGCTGTGGGGTGGATAAGTACAGTTTGCAGCGTTCGGCTTATGAGTTGTTGGTGGGCAAAGCCTGCGCGACAGACGCAATTGTGAGCACAGAGTTTGGCTTTGATTTGATTCCCAGTAACGCGGATTTAACGGCGGCTGAAGTGGAATTGATGAGCAAGTTGGCGCGTGAACGCTGTCTGTTAAAAGCGTTGCAGTCGGTACAGGATAATTACGATTACATCTTAATTGACTGCCCACCGTCGCTGAACTTATTGACCTTGAATGCCTTTGTGGCGGCTGATGGGGTCATTATCCCTATGCAGTGTGAATATTACGCTTTGGAAGGTTTGTCGGCGTTGGTTGAGACGATCAATGACGTGCGCAGCAGCGTTAATCCTTCACTGAAAATTGAGGGTCTGTTGCGCACCATGTTTGACAGCCGTAATAATTTGGGCAATGACGTTTCGGATCAGCTGTTAAAACATTTTGGTGATCAGGTTTATCGCACTGTGATTCCGCGTAACGTGCGTTTGGCGGAAGCACCGAGTCACGGTAGGCCGGTGATTCATTACGATAAAACCTCCCGTGGAGCTTTGGCTTATTTGGCTCTGGCGGGTGAGATGGTGCGTAAAGAGGTTTGTGTTTCTGGTGTGATGGGTTAGGTGTCGAAACTTTTTTATTTATGTCGGAAAATGTGATGGCAAAAAAACGCGGTTTAGGTCGAGGTCTTGATGCTCTGTTGGGCAGTCGTGAGCAGATTGTGAACGTCAGTGCAGAAGATCGTGCTCAGCATTTGAGTATGGTGCCGGTGGATCAGATTCAGCGGGGTGCGTATCAGCCACGAATTCATTTTGATTCAGAGGCATTGCAAGAGTTGGCAGATTCGATCTCTGCACAGGGGGTGGTGCAGCCGGTGGTGTTGCGTCAGGTGGCGCAGGGCTATGAATTAATCGCCGGTGAACGTCGTTGGCGAGCTGCGCAGTTGGCGGGTTTGCATGAGATCCCTGCGGTGATTCGAGATCTGGATGATCGGTCAGCGGCAGCGGTGGCCTTGATCGAAAACATTCAGCGCGAAGATCTAAATGCCTTGGAAGAGGCGCGTGCCTTTCAGCGTCTGATTGATGATTTTGCCTTGACTCATCAACAGGTGGCCGATGCGGTGGGGCGTTCACGGGCGGCGGTGAGTAATTTCTTGCGTCTGTTGGATCTCGGTGACGAGGTACAACATTATCTGGCCGCCGGTGAGCTGGAGATGGGTCATGCCCGTGCTTTGTTGGCTTTGAGTGGTGTCATTCAGGTCGCGGCAGCGCGCACGGTGATCAATAAAAATTTGACCGTGCGTGCTACGGAAGCGTTGGTAAAACAAAAATTGGAAGGTGCTGCTGAGGCAAAGCCGATTGCTGAGGACGAGTCGGCTGGCGATCCGAACATTCGCTCGCTTGAGCAGAGTTTGGGTGAGCGTATTGGGGTGCCAGTCAGGATCAAACATGGTCAAAATGGTAAGGGTAAGTTGTTGATTAGCTACAACAGCTTGGATGAGCTGGACGGCATTCTGGAACACATTCAATAACGGTTCGTGGCGTTTGTTGGGCGAGGGGTGGAAATTTTTCTGATTTGCTCTGTTTGCTTGAACAGGGGTAAGCAAAACCTATCTCAATATAGATTGACCCTATATACGAAAGCACTTATACTCTGCTCGCTCCTCAACTTCGTCTGTGTCAGAACTGTGAAAAAACCGGCAACAAAAATTGATTCTGACCAAGCGAAGCGAATTTTATTAGTTCAAGCCATTATGACGTTGGGCGTTGCTATCCTGTTGTTAGGATTAGGATTAAGCCCTGCATACTCAGCGCTAATTGGAGGAGCGACAGCAACGCTGGCAAACATGCTGTTTGCATGGTTGCTCTTTGCTCGTTATCATGCGCGTCAGCCGGGGAATTTGGTTGCTCGCTTTTATCTAGCAGAAGCAGTGAAATTACTTTTTATTGGGTTGTGTTTTGGTAGTGCCGTCGTTTGGGTCGAACCTCTCGATATGTTTGTGCTGCTGATTACATTTTTCATTATTCAAATTTTGCCTGTGATCTTTACTCGGTAGTTGAGTTGAGATCTGGGCCTTAAGTTTTCAGGATCGGAAATGTCTGCGGAAACCCTTACATCAGCTGACTATATTAGGCATCATCTGACGAACCTTACCTACGGTCAGTTTCCTGACGGTCACTGGGCGGTTGCTCAGAATTTGGAAGAAGTGAGTCAAATGGGCTTTATGGCCATCCACTTGGATACCATGTTCTTCTCACTTCTCACCGGTGGGATCTTTTTGTGGTTGTTCCGCAAAGCGGCTTTGAGTGCTTCTCAAGAGGCTCCAACGGGTGTGCAAAACTTCGTTGAGATGATCGTCGAGTTTATCAATACCAGTGTGCGCGGTTCGTTTACCGCTAAAAATGATCTGGTAGCGCCTTTGGCCATGACCATTTTTGTCTGGATTTTCTTGATGAATTTGTTGGATCTGGTGCCGATTGATTTTGTGCCGACACTGGCCTCTGCGCTGGGTGTGCATTATCTGAAGATTGTGCCAACCACCGATCCGAATGCGACCTTTGGGATGGCGTTGTCTGTTTTCTTCCTGACGATTTTTTACAGCATCAAGATCAAGGGCGCGAAAGGCTTCGCAGGTGAACTGACGTTGCACCCCTTTGGTAAATGGGCGATGCCCATCAACATCTTTTTAGAAGGTGTGACCTTGATTGCGAAACCCATTTCACTGGCGCTGCGGTTGTTTGGCAACATGTACGCCGGTGAGATGATCTTCATTTTGATTGCGATTATGTACAGCGCGGGCATGACCTTGGGTCTGTTTGGTGGTGTATTGCAGCTCGGCTGGGCAATCTTTCATATCTTGATCATCACTTTGCAGGCGTTCATCTTTATGACCCTGACCATTGTGTATATGGATATGGCGTACCAAGTTGAAGAACACTGATTTTTTTACTTTTCTGATTTAGACATAGAGTTAACGGAGACAAAAATGGAAAATGCACTGCTGTACATTGCTGGCGCACTGATGATGGGTTTGGGCGCATTGGGCGCTGCGGTTGGTATCGGTATCTTGGGTGGTCGTTTCTTGGAGGGGGCTGCGCGCCAACCAGAACTGATTCCTATGTTGCGTACCCAGTTCTTCATCGTTATGGGTCTGGTTGATGCGGTTCCTATGATTGCAGTGGGTATTGCGATGTACGTTCTGTTTGCGGTTGCCGGTTAACGGAGACTGACAGCCCCTTTGGGCTGTCATCTCGTATTAACGACGACTACGAGGAGACAGGATGAATATCAACTTAACACTTATCGGTCAGGCCATATCGTTCGCTCTGTTCGTATGGTTCTGCATGCAGTACGTTTGGCCTCCTTTAATGGAAGCGCTGGAAGCACGTACCAAAACCATCGCCGATGGTTTGGCAGCGGCGGAACGTGGTCTGCATGAAAAAGAGTTGGCGCAGAAAAAAGCGACCGAAACTTTGAAAGAAGCCAAAGAGCAAGCAGCGGGTATTCTTGCTCAGGCTCAGAAGCAGGCTAGCGAGATTGTCGAAGCATCAAAAAGCGATGCCCGTACTGAAGGTGAACGCCTGATTACGGCTGCACAATCTGAAATTGAACAAGAGCTGTCGCGTGCTAAAGAGCACCTTCGTCAACAGGTTGCTGGTATCGCCATTGCTGGCGCTGAGAAAATCCTCAAGAAGGAGATCAAAGCGGTGGATCATGGCAAGGTGCTGGATGACTTGATAGCACAAATCTGAGTAGGTGAGCCATGTCTGATATGACAACAGGGGCAAGACCCTACGCAAAAGCGGTATTTGAACTGACCAGTGATGAAAGTACGCGTGCGCTTTGGTCTGACGCATTGCAACTGCTGACGATGATCGTCAGTGACGATGCGATGAAAGTGGTGCTTGATGCACCGCATTACACCAAAGAGCAACGTGCTGAATTAGTTTTGAGTGTTGCAGAAGGCAAGTTAGAGGTTCAGGCACAAAGTCTGATTCGTCTGTTGGCCGAGAATGATCGGTTACAGCTGCTGCCAACCATCGCTCAACTGTTCGAAACCTATTGTGCTGAAGCGGACGGTGCGCAAGACGTTAGGGTTGTATCGGCGCGTAAATTGACCAAAAAGCAGGAGGTCGCCTTGGTTGCGTCTCTGGAAGGTCGCTTTGGCAACAAAGTCACCACGGTCTACGAAGTCGATGCGGCGCTATTGGGCGGCGCAGTAATTTATGCGGGAGATTTGGTTATTGATGGCTCGGTGAAAGGCAAAATGAGTAAGCTTGCCCGCACCGTGTTGCGCAAATAATTAAATCTAACAAGGGGAATGACGAATGCAACTCAACCCAGCTGAAATCAGTGAACTGATTAAGCAGCGTATTGAAAATTTTGATACGGTGGCTGAAGCTCGTACCGAAGGTACGATTGTCAGCTTGAACGACGGTATTGTGCGAGTTCATGGTCTTGCGGATGTCATGCAAGGCGAGATGATTGAATTTCCAGGTGACACCTACGGTCTGGCGCTCAACTTGGAGCGTGACTCCGTTGGTGCGGTGATCTTGGGCTCTTATACTCATCTGGCAGAAGGCGACATCGCACGGTGTACCGGTAAAATTTTGGAAGTGCCTGTTGGCGATGCGATGCTGGGTCGAGTGGTTAACGCTCTGGGTCAGCCCATCGACGGCAAAGGTGCTATTGAAGGCACGGAAATGTCACCGGTTGAAAAGGTGGCTCCTGGTGTCATCGAGCGTCAATCTGTTTCACAACCGCTGCAAACCGGTGTGAAGGCGATTGATGCCATGGTGCCTGTCGGTCGTGGTCAACGTGAGTTGATCATCGGTGATCGCCAGACCGGTAAAACGGCGGTGGCCATTGACGCCATCATCAACCAAAAAGGCAAAGGCATTAAGTGTGTCTACGTCGCGGTTGGTCAGAAGCAGTCTTCCATTGCTAACGTTGTGCGTAAGTTGGAAGAGCACGATGCGATGGCTCACACCATCGTTGTGGCGGCAGGTGCCTCTGAATCCGCAGCGATGCAGTTCATTGCTCCTTACGCAGGTTGTGCGATGGGTGAATACTTTCGTGATAAGGGCGAAGACGGTTTGATCGTGTATGACGATTTGACCAAACAAGCGTGGGCTTACCGTCAGGTTTCCCTGCTGTTGCGTCGTCCTCCTGGTCGTGAAGCGTATCCTGGTGATGTCTTCTATTTGCACTCCCGTTTGCTGGAACGTGCAGCACGAGTCAACGAAGCCTTTGTTGAAAAAGCCACGGGCGGTAAAGTGAAAGGCAAAACCGGTTCTTTGACCGCCTTGCCGATCATTGAAACCCAAGGCGGTGACGTTTCCGCGTTCGTACCCACCAATGTGATCTCCATCACCGATGGGCAGATCTTTTTGGAATCGGATCTGTTCAACGCCGGTATTCGTCCTGCAATTAATGCCGGTCTCTCTGTCTCCCGAGTGGGTGGTGCAGCGCAGACCAAGATCATTAAGAAGCTCGGTGGTGGTACTCGTTTGGCGCTGGCGCAATACCGCGAATTGGCGGCCTTTGCTCAGTTTGCCTCAGATCTTGATGAGCTGACCCGTAAACAGTTGGAACGCGGTAAACGTGTTACCGAACTGATGAAACAAAATCAATACTCACCATTGTCGGTGGCCGAGATGGCGATGTCGCTGTTTGCAGCCAACGAAGGTTACCTTGATGACGTTGATGCAACCAAAATCGTTGCTTTTGAAGCGGCGATGTTGGCTCACGCTAACTCCAATCATGCGGAGTTGATGGCGAGCATTAACGAAAAGGGTGATTTCAACAAAGAGATCGAAGCCGGAATGCGTAAAGCGCTGGATGATTTCAAAGCCAACGGTGTTTGGTAGAGGGAGCGGATCATGTCTGGCGCAAAAGAGATTCGCACTCAGATCAAGAGTATTCAAAACACTCAGAAGATCACTAAAGCCATGGAGATGGTGGCCGCGAGTAAGATGCGCAAAGCTCAGGAACGGATGCGGGCTTCTCGTCCTTACGCAAGTAAAATGCGTGATGTGATTGGGCATTTGGCCAACTCTCACCCTGAGTATCGTCACCCTTATCTTTCCGAGAGGAAAGAGGTGAAACGTGTTGGGTTTATTATTATCTCCTCGGATCGAGGTCTCTGCGGTGGTTTGAACATCAATGTGTTCAAACAGGCTGTACAAGAGATGAAAGTCTGGTCTGAGCAAGGGGCTGAAGTAGACCTGTGTACCATCGGTAAAAAAGCCGGTGTGTTTTTCAAACGTTTGGGTGGCGGCATCGTTGCTGAACTTTCTGATCTGGGTGACGCTCCGGCGTTGGATGCTCTGATTGGAACGGTTCAAGTGATGCTCACAGCGTACGATGAGGGGCGTATTGATCGTCTTTTCATTGTGCAGAACCAATTTGTTAATACCATGACCCAAAGTCCGGAAGTCATGCAGCTGTTGCCAGTTGTGGCCGAGGACGATGAACGCCTGAAACATCATTGGGACTACATCTACGAACCGGATGCCAAGCCTGTCTTGGACGGTTTGATGATGCGGTACGTTGAGTCTCAGGTGTATCAGGGTGTGGTTGAAAACGTCGCTTGTGAAATGGCAGCCCGGATGGTTGCGATGAAGAGTGCGACAGACAACGCTGGCGATATGATTGATGAGCTGAAGTTGATTTACAACAAAGCGCGTCAAGCATCCATTACCCAAGAGATCTCAGAGATTGTGAGTGGTGCGGCCGCAGTTTAGGGCGCTGTAACGAATTTAATATTCTAGAGGAACGAAGCGATGAGTTCTGGAACTATCGTAGAAATCATCGGCGCAGTAGTAGACGTGGAATTTCCACGTGACTCTGTGCCAAAAGTGTACGACGCATTAAAACTGGCCGATTCCGATCAGGCGCTGACTTTGGAAGTTCAAGGGCAGTTGGGTGACGGTGTGGTGCGAACGATTACCATGGGATCTTCCGATGGTCTTCGCCGTGGCATGGCCATTGTCAATACCGGTGAGCCGATCACGGTACCGGTAGGACAAAAAACCTTGGGACGCATTATGGATGTCCTGGGTAACCCGATTGATGAGGCGGGCGAGATTGGCGAAGAAATTCGGATGCCAATTCACCGTGCGGCTCCTCCTTATGAAGATCAAGCCACCACGACGGAAATCTTAGAGACCGGTATTAAAGTGGTCGATTTGGTTATGCCCATCGTGAAAGGCGGTAAAGTCGGTCTGTTCGGTGGTGCTGGTGTGGGTAAAACCGTCACCTTGATGGAGCTGATTCGTAACATCGCCATTGAGCACAGCGGTTTTTCCGTGTTTGCCGGTGTCGGTGAGCGTACGCGTGAAGGCAATGACTTCTACTACGAGATGAAAGAGTCCAACGTACTGGACAAAGTCTCGCTGGTTTACGGTCAAATGAACGAGCCTCCTGGTAACCGTCTGCGCGTGGCGCTCTCTGGTTTGACTATGGCAGAGTACTTCCGTGATGAAGGCCGTGATGTGTTGATGTTTGTGGATAACATTTATCGTTACACCTTGGCGGGTACCGAAGTGTCGGCACTGCTGGGTCGTATGCCTTCAGCGGTGGGCTATCAGCCGACCTTGGCGGAAGAGATGGGGGTTCTGCAAGAACGCATCACCTCCACCAAAACCGGTTCCATCACCTCATTCCAAGCGGTCTATGTACCTGCGGATGATTTGACCGATCCGTCTCCTGCCACCACCTTTGCGCATCTGGATGCGACCATGGTGTTGTCTCGTCAGATCGCTGAATTGGGTATCTATCCTGCGGTTGATCCGCTGGATTCTACCAGCCGGATTCTTGATCCATTGGTCATTGGCCAAGAGCATTACGACGTCGCTCGTGAAGTGCAAGGTACTTTGCAGCGTTACAAAGAGTTGAAAGACATCATTGCCATTTTGGGTATGGATGAGCTTTCCGAAGAAGATAAATTGGTTGTGGCACGCGCTCGTAAAGTGCAGCGTTTCTTATCTCAGCCCTTCTTCGTGGCGGAAGTCTTTACCGGTGCGTCTGGTAAATACGTTGCTCTGCAAGACACCATTCGTGGTTTTAAAGGCATTGTGGAAGGCGATTACGATCACTTGCCTGAGCAAGCGTTCTACATGGTTGGCAACATTGAAGAAGCCGTTGAGCGCGCCAAATCACTCTAAGTGAAGGAGGCCCGTTATGGCCGTAACGATGCAGGTTGATATAGTCAGTGCTGAGTCAGAGATTTTCTCTGGCACCGCAACGATGATGGTGGCACCTGCTGAGATGGGTGAGGTTGGTGTGGCAGCACGCCATGCACCGATGATCACTCGTCTGAAAGCAGGCGAAGTGCATGTAAAGAACGAAAATGACAACTCAGAGAACAGCTTTTTTGTCTCTGGTGGCATTTTAGAGGTTCAGCCGCATGTGGTGACCATTTTGGCTGATACGGCTTTGCGAGCCGATGATATTGATGAGGCTGCGGCTTTGGAGGCGAAACAACGCGCCGAAGAGCTGTTGGCAGCTCATCAAGGTGATCAAGACGGTGAGTTTGATTACAAAAAAGCGCAAGCTGAACTGTTGGAGTCTGTGGCACGTTTGCAGACGTTGAAAAAGATGAGAGAGCGTAAATAACGTTATCTTTATCGTATAAATGCCTTATTTTTTAAAGGGAACCTTCTAGGTTCCCTTTTTTTTTGGGTTGCCTAAGATGCTCTTTCTGTGTGAATCTTTAGCACGAAATTTAAATGTATTGCTGTTCAAGAGGCGTTGCATGTTTCTTGAATAGAGGAATAGGCGCAGGAGAGCGCTGCCATCTTTATATAAATTGTAGTGGAGAAATCATGGGACTGAGCATTGTTATTCTGGCTGCGGGTCAGGGTTCGAGAATGAAGTCGGATTTGCCTAAGGTGTTGCATCAGATTGCAGATAAAGCGCTGCTTGGGCATGTTTTGCAGACCTCAGAAACATTAAGCCCGAGTAAAACGTGTGTTGTTATCGGCCACGGTGCCGACAAGGTACGGCAGATGTTTGCCGACAGTGGTTTGGAGTGGGTTCAGCAAACAGAACAAAAAGGCACTGGTCATGCAGTACAACAGGCTCTGCCCTGTTTGAATGAGGAAGACACCGTGCTGATTTTGTACGGTGACGTGCCTTTGACACGCCAGCAGACTTTGCAAAATTTAATTGATGTGGTGGATAACAACACCGTCGGTTTGCTGACGGTGACGCTGGAGGATGCCACGGGTTACGGTCGCATTGTGCGGGATGCACAAGGAGAAGTGTCTGGTATTGTTGAACACAAAGATGCCACTGCCGAAGAGCATAAAATTTGCGAAGTGAACACCGGCATTTTGGCGATCAAAGCCAATCACTTGAAGAGCCTGTTGCAGTCGATCAATTGCGATAACGCTCAGGGTGAGTATTACCTGACGGATATTTTTGCTTTGGCGCGTCAGCAAGGTTTGGCCATCACCACCACATCACCAGCGGCGGAACATGAGGTGGTTGGGGTGAACAATCGTCGTCAATTGGCAGAATTAGAACGCATTCATCAGCTGGAAGTGGCGGGTGAGTTAATGGATCAAGGAGTTACCTTGCGTGATCCAGCCCGTCTGGATGTACGCGGTTCTCTGCAGGTGGGTCGCGATGTGGTGATCGACATCAACTGCCTGTTTGAGGGTGAAGTCTCTTTGGGTAAAGGGGTGCAGATTGGCGCTAATTGTGTGATTCGTAATGCCACGATTGGAGCGGGTACGGTGGTCAAAGAGAATTCGGTGATTGATCAATCGGAATTGGCTTCTGAGTGTGTCATTGGCCCCTTTGCTCGTCTGCGACCAGGCACCCAGCTGGCCACGGATGTGCATATCGGCAACTTTGTTGAGTTGAAAAACTCCATTGTCGCGCCGCACAGCAAAATCAATCATCTCAGTTACATCGGCGATTCCGATATTGGCAGTCGAGTCAATATTGGTGCGGGTACCATCACCTG containing:
- the rsmG gene encoding 16S rRNA (guanine(527)-N(7))-methyltransferase RsmG: MSELQTLLAKGLDELGLSLSEDQQRNLLVYRDLLARWNKTYNLTAIRDPKEQVVLHLLDSLAVSPLIPAGTTLILDVGSGGGLPGIPLALTNPDIYFTLLDSNGKKSRFLTHLLTQLPLANVSVVHSRVEQFQPGGLFDVVISRAFSSLSLFWELTSPLCKTEGKLLAMKGKLSQQELDLLDDGLLISNQALCIHGVDAERHLVVMKPHLKTDEQRL
- a CDS encoding ParA family protein, whose protein sequence is MKRIIAIANQKGGVGKTTTCVNLAAALAMSHKRVLVIDLDPQGNATMGCGVDKYSLQRSAYELLVGKACATDAIVSTEFGFDLIPSNADLTAAEVELMSKLARERCLLKALQSVQDNYDYILIDCPPSLNLLTLNAFVAADGVIIPMQCEYYALEGLSALVETINDVRSSVNPSLKIEGLLRTMFDSRNNLGNDVSDQLLKHFGDQVYRTVIPRNVRLAEAPSHGRPVIHYDKTSRGALAYLALAGEMVRKEVCVSGVMG
- a CDS encoding ParB/RepB/Spo0J family partition protein, yielding MAKKRGLGRGLDALLGSREQIVNVSAEDRAQHLSMVPVDQIQRGAYQPRIHFDSEALQELADSISAQGVVQPVVLRQVAQGYELIAGERRWRAAQLAGLHEIPAVIRDLDDRSAAAVALIENIQREDLNALEEARAFQRLIDDFALTHQQVADAVGRSRAAVSNFLRLLDLGDEVQHYLAAGELEMGHARALLALSGVIQVAAARTVINKNLTVRATEALVKQKLEGAAEAKPIAEDESAGDPNIRSLEQSLGERIGVPVRIKHGQNGKGKLLISYNSLDELDGILEHIQ
- a CDS encoding ATP synthase subunit I, which translates into the protein MKKPATKIDSDQAKRILLVQAIMTLGVAILLLGLGLSPAYSALIGGATATLANMLFAWLLFARYHARQPGNLVARFYLAEAVKLLFIGLCFGSAVVWVEPLDMFVLLITFFIIQILPVIFTR
- the atpB gene encoding F0F1 ATP synthase subunit A, with the translated sequence MSAETLTSADYIRHHLTNLTYGQFPDGHWAVAQNLEEVSQMGFMAIHLDTMFFSLLTGGIFLWLFRKAALSASQEAPTGVQNFVEMIVEFINTSVRGSFTAKNDLVAPLAMTIFVWIFLMNLLDLVPIDFVPTLASALGVHYLKIVPTTDPNATFGMALSVFFLTIFYSIKIKGAKGFAGELTLHPFGKWAMPINIFLEGVTLIAKPISLALRLFGNMYAGEMIFILIAIMYSAGMTLGLFGGVLQLGWAIFHILIITLQAFIFMTLTIVYMDMAYQVEEH
- the atpE gene encoding F0F1 ATP synthase subunit C, with amino-acid sequence MENALLYIAGALMMGLGALGAAVGIGILGGRFLEGAARQPELIPMLRTQFFIVMGLVDAVPMIAVGIAMYVLFAVAG
- a CDS encoding F0F1 ATP synthase subunit B — translated: MNINLTLIGQAISFALFVWFCMQYVWPPLMEALEARTKTIADGLAAAERGLHEKELAQKKATETLKEAKEQAAGILAQAQKQASEIVEASKSDARTEGERLITAAQSEIEQELSRAKEHLRQQVAGIAIAGAEKILKKEIKAVDHGKVLDDLIAQI
- a CDS encoding F0F1 ATP synthase subunit delta, producing MSDMTTGARPYAKAVFELTSDESTRALWSDALQLLTMIVSDDAMKVVLDAPHYTKEQRAELVLSVAEGKLEVQAQSLIRLLAENDRLQLLPTIAQLFETYCAEADGAQDVRVVSARKLTKKQEVALVASLEGRFGNKVTTVYEVDAALLGGAVIYAGDLVIDGSVKGKMSKLARTVLRK
- the atpA gene encoding F0F1 ATP synthase subunit alpha, whose protein sequence is MQLNPAEISELIKQRIENFDTVAEARTEGTIVSLNDGIVRVHGLADVMQGEMIEFPGDTYGLALNLERDSVGAVILGSYTHLAEGDIARCTGKILEVPVGDAMLGRVVNALGQPIDGKGAIEGTEMSPVEKVAPGVIERQSVSQPLQTGVKAIDAMVPVGRGQRELIIGDRQTGKTAVAIDAIINQKGKGIKCVYVAVGQKQSSIANVVRKLEEHDAMAHTIVVAAGASESAAMQFIAPYAGCAMGEYFRDKGEDGLIVYDDLTKQAWAYRQVSLLLRRPPGREAYPGDVFYLHSRLLERAARVNEAFVEKATGGKVKGKTGSLTALPIIETQGGDVSAFVPTNVISITDGQIFLESDLFNAGIRPAINAGLSVSRVGGAAQTKIIKKLGGGTRLALAQYRELAAFAQFASDLDELTRKQLERGKRVTELMKQNQYSPLSVAEMAMSLFAANEGYLDDVDATKIVAFEAAMLAHANSNHAELMASINEKGDFNKEIEAGMRKALDDFKANGVW
- the atpG gene encoding F0F1 ATP synthase subunit gamma — translated: MSGAKEIRTQIKSIQNTQKITKAMEMVAASKMRKAQERMRASRPYASKMRDVIGHLANSHPEYRHPYLSERKEVKRVGFIIISSDRGLCGGLNINVFKQAVQEMKVWSEQGAEVDLCTIGKKAGVFFKRLGGGIVAELSDLGDAPALDALIGTVQVMLTAYDEGRIDRLFIVQNQFVNTMTQSPEVMQLLPVVAEDDERLKHHWDYIYEPDAKPVLDGLMMRYVESQVYQGVVENVACEMAARMVAMKSATDNAGDMIDELKLIYNKARQASITQEISEIVSGAAAV
- the atpD gene encoding F0F1 ATP synthase subunit beta; translated protein: MSSGTIVEIIGAVVDVEFPRDSVPKVYDALKLADSDQALTLEVQGQLGDGVVRTITMGSSDGLRRGMAIVNTGEPITVPVGQKTLGRIMDVLGNPIDEAGEIGEEIRMPIHRAAPPYEDQATTTEILETGIKVVDLVMPIVKGGKVGLFGGAGVGKTVTLMELIRNIAIEHSGFSVFAGVGERTREGNDFYYEMKESNVLDKVSLVYGQMNEPPGNRLRVALSGLTMAEYFRDEGRDVLMFVDNIYRYTLAGTEVSALLGRMPSAVGYQPTLAEEMGVLQERITSTKTGSITSFQAVYVPADDLTDPSPATTFAHLDATMVLSRQIAELGIYPAVDPLDSTSRILDPLVIGQEHYDVAREVQGTLQRYKELKDIIAILGMDELSEEDKLVVARARKVQRFLSQPFFVAEVFTGASGKYVALQDTIRGFKGIVEGDYDHLPEQAFYMVGNIEEAVERAKSL
- a CDS encoding F0F1 ATP synthase subunit epsilon, producing the protein MAVTMQVDIVSAESEIFSGTATMMVAPAEMGEVGVAARHAPMITRLKAGEVHVKNENDNSENSFFVSGGILEVQPHVVTILADTALRADDIDEAAALEAKQRAEELLAAHQGDQDGEFDYKKAQAELLESVARLQTLKKMRERK
- the glmU gene encoding bifunctional UDP-N-acetylglucosamine diphosphorylase/glucosamine-1-phosphate N-acetyltransferase GlmU translates to MMGLSIVILAAGQGSRMKSDLPKVLHQIADKALLGHVLQTSETLSPSKTCVVIGHGADKVRQMFADSGLEWVQQTEQKGTGHAVQQALPCLNEEDTVLILYGDVPLTRQQTLQNLIDVVDNNTVGLLTVTLEDATGYGRIVRDAQGEVSGIVEHKDATAEEHKICEVNTGILAIKANHLKSLLQSINCDNAQGEYYLTDIFALARQQGLAITTTSPAAEHEVVGVNNRRQLAELERIHQLEVAGELMDQGVTLRDPARLDVRGSLQVGRDVVIDINCLFEGEVSLGKGVQIGANCVIRNATIGAGTVVKENSVIDQSELASECVIGPFARLRPGTQLATDVHIGNFVELKNSIVAPHSKINHLSYIGDSDIGSRVNIGAGTITCNYDGANKHRTVIGDDVFVGSDTQLVAPVTVERGVTIGAGTTVTENIEAGKLVISRVKQKVIGGWQRPQKALKKGK